One window of the Chryseobacterium camelliae genome contains the following:
- a CDS encoding RteC domain-containing protein has translation MKQAYKNILLTIEKEEISISRSTKSAIDEAFHMVSFLDKTLSELKAQINQKGFESILDEITFFKRVKPEILGRLMFYNKVVKIEAYSPLNSELTEAYYTEQLKLLNKEYKKNIASSDFYSYYRTGRSDKDEFYYRLGNINYFDGVDSFFFEVDRDFSTYYDYKVAQIKAYDLYHSYLSGKFGRVEPTNNDDLDISEDAEFSWTDSKNALIELIYALHISRSVSNGRVGIRKISQLFEDIFEVSLGDIHHAFYQMKFRAGQRARFLNSLKYNLEQYMDNDL, from the coding sequence ATGAAACAGGCATATAAAAACATTTTATTAACTATTGAAAAGGAAGAGATAAGTATATCAAGGAGCACAAAAAGTGCAATTGATGAAGCTTTTCACATGGTTTCATTTCTTGATAAAACTCTATCTGAATTAAAAGCACAAATCAATCAGAAAGGTTTTGAAAGTATTTTGGACGAAATTACTTTCTTTAAAAGAGTAAAGCCCGAAATTCTGGGCAGGCTTATGTTTTACAATAAGGTAGTAAAAATTGAAGCATATAGCCCTTTAAATTCGGAATTGACCGAAGCTTACTATACGGAGCAGCTTAAGTTACTCAACAAGGAATATAAAAAAAATATAGCTTCTTCAGATTTCTACAGTTATTATCGTACCGGTAGGTCAGACAAAGATGAGTTCTATTATAGACTAGGAAATATAAACTACTTTGATGGAGTCGATAGCTTCTTCTTTGAGGTTGACAGGGATTTCTCGACTTACTACGATTATAAGGTCGCGCAGATCAAGGCTTACGATCTTTATCATTCTTACCTTTCGGGAAAATTTGGCAGAGTTGAACCTACAAATAACGATGATTTAGATATCAGTGAAGATGCCGAATTTTCTTGGACTGATTCGAAGAATGCTCTTATTGAGCTTATTTATGCGCTTCACATTTCAAGAAGTGTTTCAAATGGCCGTGTTGGAATTCGAAAGATCAGCCAGCTTTTTGAGGATATATTCGAGGTAAGTCTCGGTGACATTCATCATGCGTTTTACCAGATGAAATTTAGAGCAGGTCAAAGAGCTCGCTTTTTAAATTCGCTAAAATACAATCTTGAACAATATATGGACAATGATTTATAG